In Aequorivita sp. H23M31, a single window of DNA contains:
- the sufC gene encoding Fe-S cluster assembly ATPase SufC, translating into MLDIKNLYAGLDGKDILQGIDLKVNAGEVHAIMGPNGSGKSTLASVIAGKDEYEVSQGDILFENHSIAELDPEERAHKGIFLSFQYPVEIPGVSVTNFIKTAINESRKAKKLGDMPAAEMLKMIKEKADMLEIDRKFLSRSLNEGFSGGEKKRNEIFQLAMLEPKLAILDETDSGLDIDALKVVANGVNKIKNKDNAVILITHYQRLLDYIVPDFVHVLMNGRIVKSGTKELAYELEERGYDWIKEELV; encoded by the coding sequence ATGTTAGATATTAAAAATTTATACGCAGGTCTTGACGGAAAAGACATTCTGCAAGGTATTGATCTAAAAGTAAATGCTGGTGAAGTACACGCTATAATGGGACCCAACGGTTCAGGGAAAAGTACATTGGCATCTGTTATTGCCGGCAAGGATGAATATGAAGTTAGCCAAGGTGATATTCTATTCGAAAACCATTCAATTGCCGAACTAGATCCCGAGGAAAGAGCGCATAAGGGAATCTTTTTGTCCTTCCAATATCCTGTAGAAATACCAGGAGTATCGGTAACCAATTTTATAAAAACGGCGATCAACGAATCCCGAAAGGCTAAGAAATTGGGAGATATGCCCGCTGCGGAAATGCTGAAAATGATCAAGGAGAAGGCCGATATGCTCGAAATTGATCGCAAATTTCTATCTCGATCACTAAATGAAGGGTTTTCTGGGGGAGAAAAGAAACGTAATGAAATTTTCCAATTAGCTATGTTGGAGCCCAAACTTGCCATTTTGGACGAAACAGATTCAGGATTGGATATTGACGCCCTTAAAGTAGTTGCAAACGGCGTAAACAAAATAAAAAACAAGGATAATGCGGTTATTTTAATTACGCACTATCAGCGTTTACTGGATTACATCGTACCCGATTTCGTCCATGTTTTAATGAACGGAAGAATCGTAAAATCCGGGACCAAAGAACTTGCCTACGAGCTAGAAGAAAGAGGATACGATTGGATTAAGGAAGAATTGGTTTAA
- the sufB gene encoding Fe-S cluster assembly protein SufB, whose amino-acid sequence MKYTEDDLKKELETKEYEYGFFTDIESDTFAPGLNEDVVRAISKRKEEPEWMTEWRLEAFRYWQTMEEPEWANVNYEKPDFQSISYYSAPAKKPKYGSLDEVDPELLDTFKKLGISIDEQKRLTGVAVDVVIDSVSVATSFKKSLNEKGIIFCSISEAIREHPELVRKYIGTVVPPRDNFYAALNSAVFSDGSFCYLPKGVKCPMELSTYFRINQGGTGQFERTLLIADEGSYVSYLEGCTAPSRDENQLHAAVVELIAMDDAEIKYSTVQNWYPGDKEGKGGVFNFVTKRGICEKNAKISWTQVETGSAVTWKYPSCILKGDNSIGEFYSVAVTNDFQQADTGTKMIHIGKNTRSTIISKGISAGKSQNSYRGLVRIMPNADKARNFSECDSLLMGNNCGAHTFPYIEVKNKTAMVEHEATTSKIGEDQIFYCNQRGISTEKAIALIVNGFSKDVLNKLPMEFAVEAQKLLEISLEGSVG is encoded by the coding sequence ATGAAGTATACAGAAGACGATTTAAAAAAAGAATTGGAAACCAAGGAATATGAGTATGGTTTCTTTACCGATATAGAATCAGATACGTTTGCACCTGGATTGAATGAGGACGTAGTGCGCGCCATCTCAAAAAGGAAGGAAGAGCCCGAATGGATGACTGAATGGCGTTTGGAGGCATTCCGCTACTGGCAAACAATGGAAGAACCCGAATGGGCGAATGTGAATTATGAAAAACCTGATTTCCAGAGTATTTCTTATTATTCTGCTCCAGCCAAAAAACCAAAGTATGGTAGTCTGGATGAAGTTGATCCAGAGTTACTGGACACTTTTAAAAAATTGGGAATTTCCATTGACGAGCAGAAAAGACTTACCGGAGTTGCCGTGGACGTCGTTATTGACTCGGTTTCTGTCGCAACTTCTTTCAAGAAAAGTCTAAATGAAAAAGGGATTATTTTCTGTTCAATTTCAGAAGCGATTAGAGAGCATCCGGAATTGGTAAGAAAATACATTGGAACAGTGGTACCACCTAGAGACAATTTTTATGCGGCCTTGAACAGCGCCGTTTTTAGTGATGGCTCTTTCTGTTACCTTCCAAAAGGAGTTAAGTGCCCAATGGAACTTTCTACCTATTTCCGAATCAATCAAGGAGGAACCGGTCAATTCGAAAGAACCCTTTTAATTGCCGATGAAGGTAGTTATGTAAGCTATCTTGAAGGTTGTACAGCTCCAAGTCGCGATGAAAATCAACTTCACGCCGCTGTGGTCGAACTTATCGCTATGGACGATGCGGAGATAAAATATTCTACTGTTCAAAACTGGTATCCTGGTGATAAAGAAGGTAAAGGTGGGGTTTTCAACTTCGTTACCAAACGTGGCATTTGTGAAAAGAACGCAAAGATCTCCTGGACACAAGTGGAAACCGGAAGTGCGGTTACCTGGAAATATCCGAGTTGCATTCTAAAAGGTGACAATTCTATCGGTGAGTTTTACTCTGTGGCCGTTACAAATGACTTTCAACAAGCCGATACTGGAACGAAAATGATCCACATCGGGAAAAATACACGCAGTACAATTATTTCCAAAGGAATTTCCGCTGGGAAATCTCAGAATAGCTACCGTGGTTTGGTACGGATTATGCCCAATGCCGATAAAGCTAGAAACTTCTCAGAATGTGATTCTCTGTTAATGGGTAATAATTGCGGTGCGCATACCTTCCCTTATATAGAAGTTAAAAATAAAACGGCAATGGTGGAGCATGAGGCAACAACTAGTAAAATTGGGGAAGATCAGATTTTCTATTGCAACCAACGCGGGATTAGCACAGAAAAAGCGATTGCTCTTATCGTTAACGGATTTAGTAAGGACGTACTTAACAAATTGCCAATGGAATTTGCCGTAGAGGCACAAAAACTTCTGGAAATAAGCTTGGAAGGAAGTGTAGGTTGA
- a CDS encoding HesB/IscA family protein: MIKVSENAKSRIAQLMAEDGFEISRDFVRVGVKSGGCSGLSYELNFDKQLGDNDKLFEDIGVKIAVDKKSFLYLVGTTLEYSGGLNGKGFVFQNPNANRTCGCGESFSL; the protein is encoded by the coding sequence ATGATAAAGGTTAGTGAAAATGCAAAATCCCGTATAGCCCAGCTAATGGCGGAGGACGGATTCGAAATTTCACGAGATTTCGTACGTGTGGGCGTAAAGAGTGGAGGTTGTTCAGGACTTAGCTATGAGCTTAATTTCGACAAGCAATTGGGTGACAACGATAAATTGTTTGAAGATATTGGAGTAAAAATTGCCGTGGACAAAAAGAGTTTCCTGTATTTGGTGGGGACTACACTCGAGTATAGCGGTGGACTAAATGGAAAGGGTTTTGTTTTTCAAAATCCAAATGCCAACCGTACCTGTGGCTGTGGTGAATCTTTTTCTCTTTAA
- the thiL gene encoding thiamine-phosphate kinase, with protein sequence MFENKDNATNSIENYGEFGLIDHLTKNFTIKQKSTIKGIGDDAAVIACDSKKQLVVTTDLLLEHVHFDLSYMPLKHLGYKAVVVNLSDVYAMNAEPTQITVSIAVSNRFPVEALEELYAGIMAASKFYNVDVVGGDTTSSTTGLLISITALGMVDKKKAVLRSGAGINDLLVVTGDLGAAYMGLQVLEREKQVFLVNPKSQPDLEPYSYLVERQLKPEARKDIKQLLKDLDVTPTSMIDISDGLSSEIIHICKNSKVGCNLYEDKIPLDPQVITTCEEFNLDSTTIALNGGEDYELLFTIKMEDFDKVKGNPHLSIIGHITKEDEGIHLITRANTKIPLIARGWNALKKEEE encoded by the coding sequence ATGTTTGAAAATAAAGACAACGCAACCAATAGCATCGAGAATTACGGTGAATTCGGACTTATTGACCACTTGACCAAAAACTTCACCATAAAACAAAAATCCACAATCAAGGGAATTGGGGATGATGCGGCAGTAATTGCATGTGATTCCAAAAAACAACTGGTGGTTACTACAGACCTTTTGCTCGAACATGTTCATTTCGATTTAAGCTATATGCCGTTAAAGCATTTGGGATATAAGGCAGTTGTGGTCAATCTTTCGGATGTGTATGCCATGAACGCCGAGCCTACGCAAATTACCGTGTCAATTGCTGTTTCCAATCGTTTTCCTGTTGAAGCTTTAGAAGAGTTGTATGCAGGAATAATGGCTGCATCCAAGTTTTATAATGTTGACGTGGTGGGAGGAGATACTACCTCTTCGACAACAGGTTTATTGATCAGTATTACCGCTCTTGGAATGGTGGATAAAAAGAAAGCCGTTTTAAGAAGTGGAGCGGGAATAAACGATCTTCTTGTGGTAACGGGTGATTTGGGAGCCGCTTATATGGGGCTTCAAGTGCTGGAAAGAGAAAAGCAGGTTTTTTTGGTAAATCCAAAGTCTCAACCCGACTTGGAACCGTATTCTTATTTGGTAGAACGCCAATTAAAACCCGAGGCACGAAAAGATATTAAGCAACTGCTAAAAGATCTTGACGTAACACCAACTTCAATGATTGATATTAGCGACGGACTTTCTTCAGAGATTATTCATATATGTAAAAACTCAAAAGTGGGTTGCAATCTTTATGAGGATAAAATTCCGTTGGATCCCCAAGTGATTACCACTTGCGAAGAATTCAATTTAGATAGCACTACTATTGCCCTCAATGGTGGCGAGGATTATGAGTTGTTATTTACAATAAAGATGGAAGATTTCGATAAGGTTAAGGGAAATCCACATCTCTCAATTATAGGTCATATAACCAAGGAAGATGAGGGAATCCACTTAATTACCCGAGCAAACACCAAAATACCGCTTATTGCAAGAGGATGGAATGCATTGAAAAAAGAAGAAGAATAG
- a CDS encoding alpha/beta fold hydrolase, with product MILNFKNTNIYYNSVGKGPAVVLLHGFLESSAMWATLIPELSQDRQVITLDFPGLGESGVISEIHSMELLAEVVNEVFEHLQVKKASFVGHSMGGYVSMAFADLFPMKIEKLVLLNSTPISDSEERKDIRDRAVKLVDKNPEAFVRMAIVNWAGETSREKFSKEIEDAYNLALTFPVEGVKAALKGMRDRKDRTDVLKSFPREKYMFLAEDDPIIPVDDSLKLAEECDVNSIVVSGGHLSLIENFPSVREFLLSIL from the coding sequence ATGATTTTAAATTTTAAGAATACCAATATTTATTACAATTCAGTTGGTAAGGGACCGGCGGTTGTGCTTCTTCACGGCTTTTTGGAAAGTTCCGCAATGTGGGCTACCCTTATTCCTGAGCTATCGCAAGACAGACAGGTAATTACGCTTGATTTTCCCGGATTGGGAGAAAGCGGTGTAATTTCGGAAATCCATTCTATGGAATTATTGGCGGAAGTTGTCAATGAAGTATTTGAGCATCTTCAGGTGAAAAAGGCTTCATTTGTTGGGCATTCTATGGGCGGATATGTAAGCATGGCTTTTGCAGACTTGTTTCCTATGAAAATAGAAAAACTCGTTCTTTTAAATTCTACACCCATTTCAGATTCGGAAGAGAGAAAGGATATTCGGGATAGAGCAGTGAAATTAGTCGACAAAAATCCAGAGGCTTTTGTTAGAATGGCAATCGTCAATTGGGCAGGTGAAACTTCCCGAGAAAAATTTTCAAAAGAAATTGAAGATGCCTATAATCTGGCTCTTACTTTTCCTGTGGAAGGAGTGAAAGCGGCATTAAAAGGAATGAGAGATAGAAAAGACCGAACGGACGTGCTAAAATCCTTTCCCAGAGAAAAATATATGTTTCTTGCCGAAGATGATCCTATTATTCCAGTGGATGATAGCCTAAAACTGGCGGAGGAATGTGATGTGAATTCGATAGTAGTTTCAGGCGGACATTTAAGTCTTATTGAAAACTTTCCTTCCGTAAGAGAATTTTTGCTTTCGATTTTATAA